From a single Lacerta agilis isolate rLacAgi1 chromosome 3, rLacAgi1.pri, whole genome shotgun sequence genomic region:
- the KTI12 gene encoding protein KTI12 homolog: protein MPLVVLCGLPGSGKTRRAEELKAALSAEEASERRVFVVAEADLGTGGGDGVARAALRAEAERLLSRRDVVLVDSGAELKSFRYELYCLSKHAGTPHCVLLCPGGAARPDRPPLEPPDSRHRWDWPLFVAPDDLAEPLPWPEIRAALFERRPPPPNQSTRSQPLQAAGFLHRLDRLTQDVLAALMAAQRNGAQPGQFVPLVVDGLSQAGGGEPPGLLLTRPVSLAELSRLRRQFLSYAKMHPGEGEGDLPQLGGMFLQYLGRNLQ, encoded by the coding sequence ATGCCTCTGGTCGTGCTCTGCGGGCTGCCGGGGAGCGGCAAGACCCGGCGCGCCGAAGAGCTGAAGGCGGCGCTGAGCGCCGAGGAGGCCTCAGAGCGGCGGGTCTTCGTGGTGGCCGAGGCCGACTTGGGCACCGGCGGCGGAGACGGCGTCGCCCGGGCTGCTCTGAGGGCGGAGGCCGAGCGCCTGCTGAGCCGCCGCGACGTGGTTCTGGTGGACTCGGGCGCCGAGCTGAAGAGCTTCCGCTACGAGCTCTACTGCCTCAGCAAGCACGCGGGGACGCCGCACTGCGTGCTCCTGTGCCCGGGAGGCGCCGCCCGCCCGGACCGGCCTCCCTTGGAGCCGCCGGACTCGCGCCACCGCTGGGACTGGCCGCTCTTCGTGGCGCCCGACGACCTCGCCGAGCCCCTGCCTTGGCCCGAGATCCGCGCCGCCCTCTTCGAGCGCCGCCCGCCGCCGCCCAACCAGTCCACGCGCTCGCAGCCCCTGCAGGCCGCCGGCTTCCTGCACCGCCTCGACCGCCTCACGCAGGACGTGCTGGCTGCCCTCATGGCCGCCCAGAGGAACGGAGCCCAGCCGGGGCAGTTCGTGCCGCTCGTGGTGGACGGGCTGTCGCAGGCAGGCGGAGGGGAGCCTCCGGGGCTGCTGCTGACCCGGCCCGTCAGCCTGGCGGAGCTGAGCCGGCTCCGGAGGCAGTTCCTCAGCTACGCCAAGATGCACCCGGGAGAAGGCGAAGGCGACCTGCCGCAGCTTGGAGGCATGTTCCTGCAGTACCTGGGCCGCAACCTCCAGTGA